The following coding sequences lie in one Miscanthus floridulus cultivar M001 chromosome 9, ASM1932011v1, whole genome shotgun sequence genomic window:
- the LOC136484123 gene encoding receptor like protein kinase S.2-like isoform X2 encodes MSDQQASEVEDLERIFADASKDPIQISYGVIKSITKNFAQVIGNGAFGVVYLGALKNGMVAVKKLSQSTNDLSDTQFLAEVKCLKRVKHQNIVRFLGYCVESHGEVIEIDGKHVIAEVQQRLLCFEYVPNGSLHDYLQGFTSTEKTYGFEWNIRYQIIKGICAGLHYLHQARIYHLDLKPGNVLLGTHMEPKITDFGVSRCIDENQSTICTVNLYGTPGYIAPELIDKNTISFKSDIFSFGIIMARLLTGSNGSITENWHETLNTDCQQMKRCIEVAKNCVESEPYKRPTIADIVHKLNEIETTIQKVPQVVNEPRNDPSSSLHQVVKRFKALSVQTLHEYSRFADIYEDLNVLEHIVEGSENPSNLSYPLLQFITENFSDKRKIGHNELGECFKGIVQIVVVTRLSGSLNINDGVFHQQIGNIMMARHQNVVQFLGYCSYAVEKKVEIGGDVVIAEKRERLLCFEYLSKGNLSNHLSDELSGLEWHTRYQIIKGICEGLCYLHKEKDIIHMDLKPASILLDDDMVPKIADFGISKLICTSDERLRQLGYLAPERMSDGVTSRKADIYSLGVIITELVTGSKTKPSITNMGTKVEQIRRTYAIGSSSDKMPRIGSKLLAQSPEQKTFCMGYNT; translated from the exons ATGAGTGACCAACAAGCAAGTGAAGTTGAAGACCTGGAGCGCATATTTGCTGATGCGAGCAAGGACCCCATCCAGATATCATATGGAGTAATTAAGTCCATCACAAAAAATTTCGCTCAAGTGATTGGTAATGGTGCATTCGGTGTTGTTTACCTG GGAGCTCTTAAAAATGGGATGGTtgctgtgaagaagctttcccaGTCTACGAATGATCTTTCTGACACACAATTTTTGGCCGAGGTTAAATGTCTAAAGAGGGTAAAGCACCAAAATATTGTAAGATTTCTGGGGTATTGTGTAGAATCGCATGGGGAAGTGATAGAAATAGATGGAAAACATGTGATTGCTGAGGTACAACAAAGGTTACTCTGCTTTGAGTATGTACCGAATGGAAGCCTTCACGATTATCTTCAAG GCTTCACTTCTACAGAGAAAACTTATGGATTTGAATGGAATATTCGCTATCAAATAATTAAGGGAATTTGTGCGGGTTTGCATTATCTTCATCAAGCACGTATTTATCATTTGGATCTCAAACCTGGAAATGTGCTGCTGGGTACTCACATGGAGCCAAAAATTACAGATTTTGGTGTGTCAAGGTGCATTGATGAAAATCAATCTACGATATGTACAGTCAATCTATATGGAACACC GGGATATATTGCACCAGAATTAATTGATAAAAATACAATATCATTCAAGTCAGACATATTCAGTTTTGGCATTATCATGGCCAGATTATTGACAGGGAGTAACGGGAGTATTACTGAAAAC tggcatgaaacattaaatacaGACTGCCAACAAATGAAGAGATGCATTGAAGTAGCAAAAAATTGTGTCGAATCTGAACCTTATAAGAGACCCACCATTGCTGACATAGTCCATAAGCTTAATGAGATAGAAACCACAATTCAAAAGGTTCCACAAGTTGTTAATGAGCCGAGAAATGACCCAAGCTCTTCATTACATCAG GTTGTTAAAAGATTCAAGGCACTGTCTGTACAAACTCTTCATGAATATTCTAG ATTTGCTGATATATATGAGGATCTAAATGTGTTGGAGCATATAGTTGAAGGAAGCGAGAATCCAAGTAATCTGTCGTATCCACTTTTACAATTCATCACTGAAAACTTCTCTGATAAGCGAAAGATTGGTCATAATGAACTCGGAGAATGTTTCAAG GGTATCGTGCAGATTGTTGTTGTGACAAGGCTTTCAGGGAGCCTCAATATTAACGATGGGGTGTTTCATCAGCAGATTGGAAATATAATGATGGCTCGGCACCAAAATGTAGTGCAGTTTCTAGGATACTGTTCTTATGCAGTAGAAAAGAAGGTAGAAATAGGTGGTGACGTTGTCATTGCTGAGAAACGCGAAAGATTGCTCTGTTTCGAGTATTTAAGCAAAGGAAATCTTAGCAATCATCTTTCTG ATGAACTAAGTGGACTTGAATGGCATACACGTTATCAGATAATTAAGGGAATCTGTGAGGGTTTGTGTTATCTTCACAAGGAAAAGGATATCATTCACATGGATCTCAAACCTGCAAGTATCCTACTAGATGATGACATGGTTCCAAAGATTGCAGATTTTGGTATATCAAAACTCATATGTACGAGTGATGAACGTCTGCGGCAGCT TGGATACTTAGCTCCAGAGAGGATGTCTGATGGCGTGACATCACGTAAGGCAGACATTTATAGTCTGGGCGTCATAATCACAGAGTTGGTGACTGGAAGTAAGACGAAGCCTAGTATTACTAAT ATGGGAACAAAGGTGGAACAAATCAGGAGAACGTATGCCATCGGTTCATCAAGTGACAAAATGCCTCGAATTGGCTCAAAGCTGCTTGCACAAAGCCCCGAACAGAAGACCTTTTGTATGGGATATAATACGTGA
- the LOC136484123 gene encoding receptor like protein kinase S.2-like isoform X4: MSDQQASEVEDLERIFADASKDPIQISYGVIKSITKNFAQVIGNGAFGVVYLGALKNGMVAVKKLSQSTNDLSDTQFLAEVKCLKRVKHQNIVRFLGYCVESHGEVIEIDGKHVIAEVQQRLLCFEYVPNGSLHDYLQGFTSTEKTYGFEWNIRYQIIKGICAGLHYLHQARIYHLDLKPGNVLLGTHMEPKITDFGVSRCIDENQSTICTVNLYGTPGYIAPELIDKNTISFKSDIFSFGIIMARLLTGSNGSITENWHETLNTDCQQMKRCIEVAKNCVESEPYKRPTIADIVHKLNEIETTIQKVPQVVNEPRNDPSSSLHQVVKRFKALSVQTLHEYSRFADIYEDLNVLEHIVEGSENPSNLSYPLLQFITENFSDKRKIGHNELGECFKGIVQIVVVTRLSGSLNINDGVFHQQIGNIMMARHQNVVQFLGYCSYAVEKKVEIGGDVVIAEKRERLLCFEYLSKGNLSNHLSDELSGLEWHTRYQIIKGICEGLCYLHKEKDIIHMDLKPASILLDDDMVPKIADFGISKLICTSDERLRQLGYLAPERMSDGVTSRKADIYSLGVIITELVTGSTL; encoded by the exons ATGAGTGACCAACAAGCAAGTGAAGTTGAAGACCTGGAGCGCATATTTGCTGATGCGAGCAAGGACCCCATCCAGATATCATATGGAGTAATTAAGTCCATCACAAAAAATTTCGCTCAAGTGATTGGTAATGGTGCATTCGGTGTTGTTTACCTG GGAGCTCTTAAAAATGGGATGGTtgctgtgaagaagctttcccaGTCTACGAATGATCTTTCTGACACACAATTTTTGGCCGAGGTTAAATGTCTAAAGAGGGTAAAGCACCAAAATATTGTAAGATTTCTGGGGTATTGTGTAGAATCGCATGGGGAAGTGATAGAAATAGATGGAAAACATGTGATTGCTGAGGTACAACAAAGGTTACTCTGCTTTGAGTATGTACCGAATGGAAGCCTTCACGATTATCTTCAAG GCTTCACTTCTACAGAGAAAACTTATGGATTTGAATGGAATATTCGCTATCAAATAATTAAGGGAATTTGTGCGGGTTTGCATTATCTTCATCAAGCACGTATTTATCATTTGGATCTCAAACCTGGAAATGTGCTGCTGGGTACTCACATGGAGCCAAAAATTACAGATTTTGGTGTGTCAAGGTGCATTGATGAAAATCAATCTACGATATGTACAGTCAATCTATATGGAACACC GGGATATATTGCACCAGAATTAATTGATAAAAATACAATATCATTCAAGTCAGACATATTCAGTTTTGGCATTATCATGGCCAGATTATTGACAGGGAGTAACGGGAGTATTACTGAAAAC tggcatgaaacattaaatacaGACTGCCAACAAATGAAGAGATGCATTGAAGTAGCAAAAAATTGTGTCGAATCTGAACCTTATAAGAGACCCACCATTGCTGACATAGTCCATAAGCTTAATGAGATAGAAACCACAATTCAAAAGGTTCCACAAGTTGTTAATGAGCCGAGAAATGACCCAAGCTCTTCATTACATCAG GTTGTTAAAAGATTCAAGGCACTGTCTGTACAAACTCTTCATGAATATTCTAG ATTTGCTGATATATATGAGGATCTAAATGTGTTGGAGCATATAGTTGAAGGAAGCGAGAATCCAAGTAATCTGTCGTATCCACTTTTACAATTCATCACTGAAAACTTCTCTGATAAGCGAAAGATTGGTCATAATGAACTCGGAGAATGTTTCAAG GGTATCGTGCAGATTGTTGTTGTGACAAGGCTTTCAGGGAGCCTCAATATTAACGATGGGGTGTTTCATCAGCAGATTGGAAATATAATGATGGCTCGGCACCAAAATGTAGTGCAGTTTCTAGGATACTGTTCTTATGCAGTAGAAAAGAAGGTAGAAATAGGTGGTGACGTTGTCATTGCTGAGAAACGCGAAAGATTGCTCTGTTTCGAGTATTTAAGCAAAGGAAATCTTAGCAATCATCTTTCTG ATGAACTAAGTGGACTTGAATGGCATACACGTTATCAGATAATTAAGGGAATCTGTGAGGGTTTGTGTTATCTTCACAAGGAAAAGGATATCATTCACATGGATCTCAAACCTGCAAGTATCCTACTAGATGATGACATGGTTCCAAAGATTGCAGATTTTGGTATATCAAAACTCATATGTACGAGTGATGAACGTCTGCGGCAGCT TGGATACTTAGCTCCAGAGAGGATGTCTGATGGCGTGACATCACGTAAGGCAGACATTTATAGTCTGGGCGTCATAATCACAGAGTTGGTGACTGGAA GTACTTTGTAG
- the LOC136484123 gene encoding receptor like protein kinase S.2-like isoform X1 — MSDQQASEVEDLERIFADASKDPIQISYGVIKSITKNFAQVIGNGAFGVVYLGALKNGMVAVKKLSQSTNDLSDTQFLAEVKCLKRVKHQNIVRFLGYCVESHGEVIEIDGKHVIAEVQQRLLCFEYVPNGSLHDYLQGFTSTEKTYGFEWNIRYQIIKGICAGLHYLHQARIYHLDLKPGNVLLGTHMEPKITDFGVSRCIDENQSTICTVNLYGTPGYIAPELIDKNTISFKSDIFSFGIIMARLLTGSNGSITENWHETLNTDCQQMKRCIEVAKNCVESEPYKRPTIADIVHKLNEIETTIQKVPQVVNEPRNDPSSSLHQVVKRFKALSVQTLHEYSRFADIYEDLNVLEHIVEGSENPSNLSYPLLQFITENFSDKRKIGHNELGECFKGIVQIVVVTRLSGSLNINDGVFHQQIGNIMMARHQNVVQFLGYCSYAVEKKVEIGGDVVIAEKRERLLCFEYLSKGNLSNHLSDELSGLEWHTRYQIIKGICEGLCYLHKEKDIIHMDLKPASILLDDDMVPKIADFGISKLICTSDERLRQLGYLAPERMSDGVTSRKADIYSLGVIITELVTGSKTKPSITNVLCRWEQRWNKSGERMPSVHQVTKCLELAQSCLHKAPNRRPFVWDIIRELNKLDKEDLYI; from the exons ATGAGTGACCAACAAGCAAGTGAAGTTGAAGACCTGGAGCGCATATTTGCTGATGCGAGCAAGGACCCCATCCAGATATCATATGGAGTAATTAAGTCCATCACAAAAAATTTCGCTCAAGTGATTGGTAATGGTGCATTCGGTGTTGTTTACCTG GGAGCTCTTAAAAATGGGATGGTtgctgtgaagaagctttcccaGTCTACGAATGATCTTTCTGACACACAATTTTTGGCCGAGGTTAAATGTCTAAAGAGGGTAAAGCACCAAAATATTGTAAGATTTCTGGGGTATTGTGTAGAATCGCATGGGGAAGTGATAGAAATAGATGGAAAACATGTGATTGCTGAGGTACAACAAAGGTTACTCTGCTTTGAGTATGTACCGAATGGAAGCCTTCACGATTATCTTCAAG GCTTCACTTCTACAGAGAAAACTTATGGATTTGAATGGAATATTCGCTATCAAATAATTAAGGGAATTTGTGCGGGTTTGCATTATCTTCATCAAGCACGTATTTATCATTTGGATCTCAAACCTGGAAATGTGCTGCTGGGTACTCACATGGAGCCAAAAATTACAGATTTTGGTGTGTCAAGGTGCATTGATGAAAATCAATCTACGATATGTACAGTCAATCTATATGGAACACC GGGATATATTGCACCAGAATTAATTGATAAAAATACAATATCATTCAAGTCAGACATATTCAGTTTTGGCATTATCATGGCCAGATTATTGACAGGGAGTAACGGGAGTATTACTGAAAAC tggcatgaaacattaaatacaGACTGCCAACAAATGAAGAGATGCATTGAAGTAGCAAAAAATTGTGTCGAATCTGAACCTTATAAGAGACCCACCATTGCTGACATAGTCCATAAGCTTAATGAGATAGAAACCACAATTCAAAAGGTTCCACAAGTTGTTAATGAGCCGAGAAATGACCCAAGCTCTTCATTACATCAG GTTGTTAAAAGATTCAAGGCACTGTCTGTACAAACTCTTCATGAATATTCTAG ATTTGCTGATATATATGAGGATCTAAATGTGTTGGAGCATATAGTTGAAGGAAGCGAGAATCCAAGTAATCTGTCGTATCCACTTTTACAATTCATCACTGAAAACTTCTCTGATAAGCGAAAGATTGGTCATAATGAACTCGGAGAATGTTTCAAG GGTATCGTGCAGATTGTTGTTGTGACAAGGCTTTCAGGGAGCCTCAATATTAACGATGGGGTGTTTCATCAGCAGATTGGAAATATAATGATGGCTCGGCACCAAAATGTAGTGCAGTTTCTAGGATACTGTTCTTATGCAGTAGAAAAGAAGGTAGAAATAGGTGGTGACGTTGTCATTGCTGAGAAACGCGAAAGATTGCTCTGTTTCGAGTATTTAAGCAAAGGAAATCTTAGCAATCATCTTTCTG ATGAACTAAGTGGACTTGAATGGCATACACGTTATCAGATAATTAAGGGAATCTGTGAGGGTTTGTGTTATCTTCACAAGGAAAAGGATATCATTCACATGGATCTCAAACCTGCAAGTATCCTACTAGATGATGACATGGTTCCAAAGATTGCAGATTTTGGTATATCAAAACTCATATGTACGAGTGATGAACGTCTGCGGCAGCT TGGATACTTAGCTCCAGAGAGGATGTCTGATGGCGTGACATCACGTAAGGCAGACATTTATAGTCTGGGCGTCATAATCACAGAGTTGGTGACTGGAAGTAAGACGAAGCCTAGTATTACTAAT GTACTTTGTAGATGGGAACAAAGGTGGAACAAATCAGGAGAACGTATGCCATCGGTTCATCAAGTGACAAAATGCCTCGAATTGGCTCAAAGCTGCTTGCACAAAGCCCCGAACAGAAGACCTTTTGTATGGGATATAATACGTGAGCTCAACAAACTGGATAAAGAAGATTTATATATTTGA
- the LOC136484123 gene encoding receptor like protein kinase S.2-like isoform X3: protein MSDQQASEVEDLERIFADASKDPIQISYGVIKSITKNFAQVIGNGAFGVVYLGALKNGMVAVKKLSQSTNDLSDTQFLAEVKCLKRVKHQNIVRFLGYCVESHGEVIEIDGKHVIAEVQQRLLCFEYVPNGSLHDYLQDFGVSRCIDENQSTICTVNLYGTPGYIAPELIDKNTISFKSDIFSFGIIMARLLTGSNGSITENWHETLNTDCQQMKRCIEVAKNCVESEPYKRPTIADIVHKLNEIETTIQKVPQVVNEPRNDPSSSLHQVVKRFKALSVQTLHEYSRFADIYEDLNVLEHIVEGSENPSNLSYPLLQFITENFSDKRKIGHNELGECFKGIVQIVVVTRLSGSLNINDGVFHQQIGNIMMARHQNVVQFLGYCSYAVEKKVEIGGDVVIAEKRERLLCFEYLSKGNLSNHLSDELSGLEWHTRYQIIKGICEGLCYLHKEKDIIHMDLKPASILLDDDMVPKIADFGISKLICTSDERLRQLGYLAPERMSDGVTSRKADIYSLGVIITELVTGSKTKPSITNVLCRWEQRWNKSGERMPSVHQVTKCLELAQSCLHKAPNRRPFVWDIIRELNKLDKEDLYI, encoded by the exons ATGAGTGACCAACAAGCAAGTGAAGTTGAAGACCTGGAGCGCATATTTGCTGATGCGAGCAAGGACCCCATCCAGATATCATATGGAGTAATTAAGTCCATCACAAAAAATTTCGCTCAAGTGATTGGTAATGGTGCATTCGGTGTTGTTTACCTG GGAGCTCTTAAAAATGGGATGGTtgctgtgaagaagctttcccaGTCTACGAATGATCTTTCTGACACACAATTTTTGGCCGAGGTTAAATGTCTAAAGAGGGTAAAGCACCAAAATATTGTAAGATTTCTGGGGTATTGTGTAGAATCGCATGGGGAAGTGATAGAAATAGATGGAAAACATGTGATTGCTGAGGTACAACAAAGGTTACTCTGCTTTGAGTATGTACCGAATGGAAGCCTTCACGATTATCTTCAAG ATTTTGGTGTGTCAAGGTGCATTGATGAAAATCAATCTACGATATGTACAGTCAATCTATATGGAACACC GGGATATATTGCACCAGAATTAATTGATAAAAATACAATATCATTCAAGTCAGACATATTCAGTTTTGGCATTATCATGGCCAGATTATTGACAGGGAGTAACGGGAGTATTACTGAAAAC tggcatgaaacattaaatacaGACTGCCAACAAATGAAGAGATGCATTGAAGTAGCAAAAAATTGTGTCGAATCTGAACCTTATAAGAGACCCACCATTGCTGACATAGTCCATAAGCTTAATGAGATAGAAACCACAATTCAAAAGGTTCCACAAGTTGTTAATGAGCCGAGAAATGACCCAAGCTCTTCATTACATCAG GTTGTTAAAAGATTCAAGGCACTGTCTGTACAAACTCTTCATGAATATTCTAG ATTTGCTGATATATATGAGGATCTAAATGTGTTGGAGCATATAGTTGAAGGAAGCGAGAATCCAAGTAATCTGTCGTATCCACTTTTACAATTCATCACTGAAAACTTCTCTGATAAGCGAAAGATTGGTCATAATGAACTCGGAGAATGTTTCAAG GGTATCGTGCAGATTGTTGTTGTGACAAGGCTTTCAGGGAGCCTCAATATTAACGATGGGGTGTTTCATCAGCAGATTGGAAATATAATGATGGCTCGGCACCAAAATGTAGTGCAGTTTCTAGGATACTGTTCTTATGCAGTAGAAAAGAAGGTAGAAATAGGTGGTGACGTTGTCATTGCTGAGAAACGCGAAAGATTGCTCTGTTTCGAGTATTTAAGCAAAGGAAATCTTAGCAATCATCTTTCTG ATGAACTAAGTGGACTTGAATGGCATACACGTTATCAGATAATTAAGGGAATCTGTGAGGGTTTGTGTTATCTTCACAAGGAAAAGGATATCATTCACATGGATCTCAAACCTGCAAGTATCCTACTAGATGATGACATGGTTCCAAAGATTGCAGATTTTGGTATATCAAAACTCATATGTACGAGTGATGAACGTCTGCGGCAGCT TGGATACTTAGCTCCAGAGAGGATGTCTGATGGCGTGACATCACGTAAGGCAGACATTTATAGTCTGGGCGTCATAATCACAGAGTTGGTGACTGGAAGTAAGACGAAGCCTAGTATTACTAAT GTACTTTGTAGATGGGAACAAAGGTGGAACAAATCAGGAGAACGTATGCCATCGGTTCATCAAGTGACAAAATGCCTCGAATTGGCTCAAAGCTGCTTGCACAAAGCCCCGAACAGAAGACCTTTTGTATGGGATATAATACGTGAGCTCAACAAACTGGATAAAGAAGATTTATATATTTGA